Proteins from one Enoplosus armatus isolate fEnoArm2 chromosome 4, fEnoArm2.hap1, whole genome shotgun sequence genomic window:
- the LOC139284585 gene encoding protein limb expression 1-like: MRMSKVKMEERIMSYLSQSETDTSPTDLNVVAMLHNFWEQRQMSQSNGSSSESDVSVGDAAIQTESLLLYESAPSPGPPYICYVTLPGGSCFGNYKVCDTQAEARRDAARVALMNSLVNELPCRRISPQFITQSLQQAATDSAVSIEDACDSSTSIGTYSLLLHSYIGRTMLEFQEMMTVFQLLHWNGTLKALRDRQRSRQSVIAYYSQRGLDEYMRSSLALDWLGREQRSPGRLGEELQVAQRELVLARRRGIELRFYKEKTEILSLALSQAYIHHTPEAFSQAPSHTYKQEQLPLHTLYSQDTEVQITPPCSPSPTLHKNTKQTVNKHMPSNSPSPCSHQTYVSLNNFE; encoded by the exons ATGAGGATGAGTAAAGTGAAAATGGAGGAGCGCATCATGTCGTACCTGTCACAGAGTGAGACTGACACCAGCCCCACAGACT TGAATGTAGTGGCCATGCTCCATAACTTCTGGGAGCAGAGGCAGATGAGTCAGTCAAATGGTTCCTCCAGTGAGTCAGATGTTTCTGTTGGGGACGCAGCCATCCAGACAGAGAGCTTGCTGCTGTACGAGTCTGCACCGTCCCCCGGTCCCCCATACATCTGCTACGTCACCCTGCCCGGAGGAAGCTGCTTTGGTAACTATAAG GTGTGTGACACTCAGGCAGAGGCTCGGAGGGATGCAGCCCGTGTGGCTCTGATGAACTCACTTGTGAATGAGCTGCCGTGTCGACGCATCAGCCCTCAGTTCATCACTCAGAGTTTGCAGCAGGCAGCCACAGACAGTGCT GTCTCTATAGAAGATGCATGTGATTCAAGCACCAGCATAGGAACCTACAGTTTGCTGCTCCACTCCTACATAGGAAGGACCATGCTGGAGTTCCAG GAGATGATGACAGTTTTCCAGTTGTTGCACTGGAACGGCACTCTGAAGGCTTTGAGGGACAGGCAGCGCTCTCGACAG AGTGTGATTGCCTATTACTCTCAGCGAGGACTTGATGAGTACATGCGCAGCAGCTTGGCTCTGGATTGGCTGGGACGGGAGCAGAGGTCACCAGGGCGACTCGGGGAAGAGCTGCAGGTGGCGCAGAGGGAGCTGGTGTTGGCCCGGCGTCGAGGCATTGAGCTGCGCTTCTacaaggaaaagacagagatcCTCAGCTTGGCTCTGAGTCAAGCATACATTCACCACACACCAGAGGCCTTCAGCCAGGCGCCGAGTCACACATACAAGCAAGAGCAACTTCCTTTACACACATTATACAGCCAGGACACAGAAGTCCAGATAACCCCACCCTGCAGTCCTTCACCAACcctccataaaaacacaaagcaaacagttAACAAACACATGCCCTCCAACAGCCCTTCACCATGCTCACATCAGACATATGTGTCTTTAAATAACTTTGAATAG
- the riok2 gene encoding serine/threonine-protein kinase RIO2 — protein sequence MGKLNVVVLRYLARDDFRVLTAVEMGMKNHEIVPVSLLSSIASLKHGGCNKILRELVKHKLVVYERSKTVQGYRLNYGGYDYLALKTLCSREVLTSVGNQMGVGKESDIYIVASPNGEQYALKLHRLGRTSFRNLKNKRDYHKHRKNMSWLYLSRLSAMKEFAYMKALYDRGFPVPKPVDYNRHAIVMELINGYPLCQVHELQDPPALYNEFMELIVKLANHGLIHGDFNEFNLMLDDQDHITMIDFPQMVSTSHPNAEWYFDRDVKCIRDFFAKRFSYESELFPTFKDIRRTCSIDVEVSASGFTKDLERDGALLHPAGPEEEEDEEEEESDDEEETEEEVEKKEEESLDMEEYKHAMLELEGLKVSDTHAGIHNEDNKGEKGEEQKEIETAPTARSDEEKDLEEELKEEEDECPELADLSTSNKDFKPFRDSDSLLHIAEHSRRRTDSEATMGSIGSCSTIPPEVVRQKVRRQLTKQQKAAQRRRLQKGEANLVTKSRRENQNNIKSSLDSASFWG from the exons ATGGGGAAGCTGAATGTCGTAGTGTTGAGATACTTAGCTCGAGATGACTTCCGAGTCCTCACTGCG GTTGAGATGGGGATGAAGAACCATGAGATTGTTCCAGtgagtctcctctcctccattgCCAGCCTCAAACACGGTGGCTGCAACAAGATCCTCAGAGAGCTTGTCAAACACAAACTTGTGGTCTATGAACGCagcaaaa CTGTGCAGGGTTACAGGTTGAACTACGGAGGATATGATTACTTGGCTCTGAAGACCCTGTGCTCCAGAGAAGTGCTCACTTCAGTGGGCAACCAGATGGGTGTGGGTAAAGAGTCAG ATATATACATCGTGGCAAGTCCAAACGGGGAGCAGTACGCTCTGAAGCTTCACAGATTGGGTCGTACCTCCTTCAGGAACCTGAAGAACAAGAGAGATTAccacaaacacaggaagaacATGTCCTGGCTCTACCTCTCTCGCCTTTCTGCCATGAAGGAGTTTGCCTACATGAAG GCATTGTACGATCGGGGCTTTCCCGTTCCCAAACCTGTGGACTATAACAGACACGCTATTGTGATGGAGCTCATCAATGGATATCCACT gtgTCAGGTGCATGAGCTGCAGGATCCACCAGCCCTGTACAATGAGTTCATGGAGCTCATAGTCAAACTGGCCAATCACGGCCTGATTCATGGAGACTTTAATGAGTTCAACCTTATGTTGGATGACCAGGACCACATAACTATGATTGACTTCCCTCAAATGGTGTCCACCTCACATCCTAATGCTGAATG GTATTTCGACAGAGATGTCAAGTGCATCAGAGATTTCTTTGCAAAACGATTCAGTTACGAGAGCGAGCTTTTCCCAACCTTCAAAGACATCAG GCGAACTTGCTCTATAGACGTCGAAGTCTCAGCTAGCGGCTTCACCAAAGACCTGGAGAGAGATGGTGCATTGCTACACCCAGCTGgacctgaggaagaggaagatgaagaagaagaagagagcgatgatgaagaggaaacagaggaggaagtagaaaaaaaagaagaagagagcttGGACATGGAGGAATATAAGCATGCAATGCTGGAGCTGGAAGGTCTGAAAGTCAgtgacacacatgcaggcatacACAATGAGGACAACAAGGGTGAAAAAGGGGAGGAACAAAAAGAGATTGAGACAGCACCTACTGCTAGAAGTGATGAAGAGAAGGACTTGGAGGAAGAgttgaaggaagaggaggatgagtgTCCAGAGCTGGCAGACCTTTCAACGTCCAACAAAGACTTTAAACCCTTCAG AGACTCAGACAGTCTTCTTCACATAGCAGAACACAGtaggaggaggacagacagtgaAGCCACAATGGGCAGCATTGGGAGCTGCTCTACCATACCACCA GAGGTCGTTCGTCAGAAGGTGCGGAGGCAGCTCACCAAACAGCAGAAGGCAGCACAGAGGAGACGTCTGCAGAAGGGAGAGGCCAACTTGGTGACCAAATCCAGGAGAGAGAACCAGAACAACATCAAGTCTAGTTTGGATAGCGCCTCCTTCTGGGGATGA